A single region of the Malaclemys terrapin pileata isolate rMalTer1 chromosome 4, rMalTer1.hap1, whole genome shotgun sequence genome encodes:
- the LOC128837061 gene encoding coiled-coil domain-containing protein 170-like yields the protein MLLVRREKAEQKVASLEKKLAEVTDKLSSSMNIDIKGQEDPLGFLVIKFPTLLKEHSLEKTRIALLEKALATQEMELKASRETIVNLVSEMKKEQKTAAGHTEQLAILKKEKDEAVLTKKTFERNNTILLERLKDKQIAWDNCCQELLHKEKKFTELDRALHASMYETKTTQTLYQTFISQLATLLSNTFITVAGTEKAIKERIQEICDSEHSWKSKTDELQQKVLSLTSQLEQQRDLYHEALSKSYKAEEVLQKQKGSLKRVEKKLAAEDLLLERFISERKKHMEFLQELTEKLQINQVSSPESLHCQYEMLLDKAQQLSKLDTEYLIENKNCIFNLQKKINSQREKIKMKNWQIEQLTEKIKQFEKGKEQQVCLNAGQEPQSLKAQKESEKLQEQLREMKMSNQTLQAKFVSVNDLKNKTIEELSKSLEKVEKIKEKAARKVVSLKTELDYTEHEARKEKERAHHMLEAVTNELHIAKRALEEVARREKQLVDFREAITKIMGFRINTLAISDKEIIRQLKQLIQAYEISKVTSNNESKFSCGFTTGFENQ from the exons ATGCTTCTGGTGAGGAGAGAAAAAGCAGAGCAAAAAGTGGCCAGCTTGGAGAAGAAGTTGGCAGAGGTCACAGACAAGTTATCCTCTTCCATGAATATAGATATCAAAGGACAAGAAGATCCTTTGGGATTTTTAGTAATAAAG TTTCCAACACTCTTGAAGGAACATTCACTAGAAAAGACAAGAATTGCACTTCTTGAAAAAGCCTTGGCCACTCAAGAAATGGAGCTTAAAGCTAGTAGGGAAACAATAGTGAATCttgtttcagaaatgaaaaaggaGCAAAAAACAGCAGCTGGCCACACTGAACAACTGGCAATACTAAAGAAG GAGAAGGATGAGGCTGTATTGACCAAGAAGACCTTTGAAAGGAATAACACCATTCTCTTAGAAAGATTGAAAGACAAACAAATAGCTTGGGATAACTGTTGCCAAGAACTGCTCCATAAAGAGAAAAAATTCACTGAGTTAGATAGAGCTCTGCATGCCTCCATGTATGAGACTAAAACTACACAGACCCTATATCAAACCTTCATCAGTCAACTGGCTACACTCCTGAGCAACACCTTTATAACTGTGGCTGGGACAGAGAAAGCTATTAAAGAAAGGATACAAGAAATCTGTGACAGTGAACATTCTTGGAAATCT AAAACTGATGAGCTGCAGCAGAAAGTTCTGTCACTAACCAGTCAGCTAGAGCAGCAGCGTGATCTATATCATGAGGCGCTGAGTAAATCCTACAAAGCTGAAGAAGTGCTTCAAAAACAAAAGGGATCCCTAAAGCGCGTGGAAAAAAAGCTTGCTGCAGAAGATTTGCTCTTAGAGAGATTTATCTCTGAAAGGAAGAAA CACATGGAATTTCTACAAGAGCTGACAGAGAAGCTACAGATTAATCAGGTTAGCTCACCAGAAAGTCTGCACTGCCAATATGAAATGCTCTTGGACAAAGCACAACAGCTCAGTAAACTGGATACAGAATATCTTATTGAGAACAAGAACTGCATCTTTAATTTGCAGAAGAAG ATAAATTCTcaaagggaaaaaatcaaaatgaagaaCTGGCAGATAGAACAACTGACAGAGAAGATCAAACAGTTCGAAAAAGGAAAAGAGCAACAGGTCTGCTTGAATGCTGGGCAGGAGCCACAGAGCCTGAAAGCCCAGAAAGAATCCGAGAAACTTCAGGAACAGCTTCGTGAAATGAAAATGTCAAATCAAACTCTCCAGGCAAAATTTGTGAGTGTAAATGATCTCAAA aACAAAACCATAGAAGAACTCAGTAAATCTTTGGAAAAAGTTGAAAAGATTAAGGAGAAAGCAGCTAGAAAGGTGGTCAGTTTGAAAACAGAACTAGACTACACAGAACATGAGgcaaggaaggagaaagagagggcCCATCATATGTTGGAAGCAGTCACTAATGAGCTCCACATAGCAAAAAGAGCACTTGAAGAAGTAGCAAGAAGAGAAAAACAG CTTGTTGACTTTAGAGAAGCCATTACGAAGATTATGGGATTTCGCATAAATACATTGGCTATATCAGACAAGGAGATCATCAGACAACTAAAGCAACTTATACAAGCCTATGAAATTTCTAAAGTTACTTCTAACAATGAATCAAAATTTTCGTGTGGTTTTACAACTGGATTTGAGAATCAGTAA